From Paraburkholderia hayleyella, a single genomic window includes:
- a CDS encoding FAD-dependent oxidoreductase: protein MKPDYPSLRFAYQPCREQQAAPGAQTAEPYPVIVVGAGPVGLATALDLARQGVPVLLLDEGDALSSGSRAICFARRTLDIFDRLGCGQRMVDKGVSWNLGKVFVRDELVYAFDLLPEAGHRRPAFINLQQYYVEGYLLECAEARPEIEIRWGHKVSGIEPQHATQHAPACVHLVVTTPDDDTYTLRGRYVVAADGSRSTVRRLLGLDSVGRTFHDRFLIADVRMDAPFPAERWFWFDPPFHPNQSVLLHRQADNVWRIDFQLGWEADPVLEKTPERVLPRVRALLGAQAQFELQWVSVYTFACQRMARFRHGNVLFAGDAAHGVSPFGARGANSGVQDAENLAWKLALVLTGHASEALLDSYASEREFAADENIRHSTRATDFITPKSAVSRVFRDAVLTLARELPFARQLVNSGRLSLPAVLHDSVLNTADEACFAGALCPGAPCCDAPVLAAGAPDWLLGQMGGHFTVLLFSGPQGLEQEQQAAWEALETRLMRHQPQLPQLPQLPLRRVRLVMAAGPMVPDTAEIAGTAETARASGDSGALTLYDVEGLAALRYDARPGTVYLVRPDQHVCARWRQLDTAAMAQALRCIVQPQPTSDSTR from the coding sequence ATGAAACCCGATTACCCGTCGTTGCGATTTGCGTACCAGCCGTGCCGTGAACAACAAGCCGCGCCAGGCGCGCAAACGGCTGAGCCGTATCCGGTCATCGTGGTCGGGGCCGGGCCAGTGGGGCTGGCGACGGCGCTGGATCTGGCGCGCCAGGGCGTACCCGTGCTGCTGCTGGATGAAGGCGATGCGCTCTCGAGCGGCTCGCGGGCAATCTGTTTTGCGCGGCGCACGCTCGATATCTTCGATCGTCTCGGATGCGGCCAGCGCATGGTGGACAAAGGCGTGAGCTGGAATCTCGGCAAGGTGTTCGTGCGCGACGAACTGGTATACGCCTTCGACCTGTTGCCCGAGGCGGGCCATCGGCGTCCGGCGTTTATCAATTTGCAGCAGTACTACGTCGAAGGCTATCTGCTCGAATGCGCCGAGGCGCGGCCTGAGATTGAGATTCGCTGGGGGCACAAGGTGAGCGGCATCGAGCCGCAGCACGCGACACAGCACGCCCCCGCGTGCGTGCACCTCGTGGTGACGACGCCGGATGACGACACGTACACGCTGCGCGGCCGCTATGTGGTTGCGGCTGACGGCTCGCGCAGCACGGTGCGTCGGCTGCTGGGGCTCGATAGCGTGGGCCGTACGTTCCATGACCGTTTCCTGATCGCCGATGTGCGAATGGACGCGCCGTTTCCGGCGGAGCGCTGGTTCTGGTTCGATCCGCCGTTTCATCCGAATCAGTCGGTGCTGTTGCATCGCCAGGCGGACAACGTCTGGCGCATTGATTTTCAACTGGGCTGGGAGGCGGACCCGGTGCTGGAAAAAACTCCGGAACGCGTCCTGCCGCGCGTGCGAGCGTTGCTTGGGGCACAGGCGCAGTTCGAGTTGCAGTGGGTCAGCGTGTACACCTTCGCCTGCCAGCGGATGGCGCGCTTTCGCCACGGCAATGTGCTGTTCGCGGGTGATGCCGCGCATGGGGTATCGCCGTTCGGCGCACGGGGCGCCAATAGCGGTGTGCAGGACGCCGAAAACCTCGCGTGGAAGCTGGCGCTGGTGCTGACCGGGCACGCCAGCGAGGCGTTGCTCGACAGCTATGCCAGCGAACGTGAGTTCGCTGCCGATGAAAACATTCGTCATTCGACGCGTGCCACCGATTTCATCACGCCGAAGAGCGCGGTGAGCCGGGTGTTCCGCGACGCGGTCCTGACGCTGGCACGCGAGCTGCCGTTTGCGCGGCAACTGGTGAATAGCGGACGGCTGTCGCTGCCCGCGGTGCTGCATGACTCCGTGTTGAATACGGCGGATGAGGCCTGTTTCGCGGGCGCGCTGTGTCCCGGGGCGCCCTGCTGCGATGCGCCGGTGCTGGCCGCAGGCGCGCCGGACTGGTTGCTCGGGCAGATGGGCGGACACTTCACGGTGCTGCTGTTCAGCGGGCCACAAGGCCTGGAGCAGGAGCAGCAGGCGGCATGGGAGGCACTGGAGACGCGTCTGATGCGGCATCAGCCACAACTGCCACAACTGCCACAACTGCCGTTGCGGCGTGTGCGGCTGGTCATGGCAGCGGGCCCGATGGTTCCTGACACTGCTGAGATCGCTGGGACCGCTGAGACTGCTCGCGCCTCGGGCGATTCCGGTGCGCTCACGCTCTACGACGTCGAAGGGCTCGCGGCCTTGCGTTACGATGCACGGCCTGGCACGGTGTATCTCGTGCGCCCGGACCAGCATGTTTGTGCCCGCTGGCGTCAGCTCGACACGGCAGCCATGGCACAGGCGTTACGGTGTATCGTGCAGCCGCAGCCCACGTCCGATAGCACGAGATAG
- the macA gene encoding macrolide transporter subunit MacA, with amino-acid sequence MKKSPRRWRRFVIGGVVLLGLIGLALFFFGRKDAPQYLSASVTRGPFESAVLATGTLQAYKQVDVGAQVSGQLKSLKVQLGETVKKDQWLAEIDPVLSQNALRQAQVSADSLLAQRRATAAQLRQAELAYRRQQQMLPTDATSRQDFENAEAQFNVQRATLASLDAQVKQARIQVETAQANLGYTRIVAPMDGEVVAIVTQEGQTVIAQQQAPVILKLADLDTMTVKAQVSEADVIRVKPGQAVYFTILGEADKRYHGKLRAIEPAPQSFAEAQNSLSGATRSNTAVFYNALFEVPNPGHLLRIAMTAQVSIVQATAQQALSMPVAALGAKDKNGAYAVRVIGANGEVQTRAVRTGLNNNVRVQVLAGLKEGEKVVIGDADAEAK; translated from the coding sequence ATGAAAAAATCTCCGCGCCGCTGGCGCCGTTTCGTCATCGGCGGCGTTGTGCTGCTTGGGCTGATCGGGCTTGCGCTGTTCTTTTTTGGCCGCAAGGACGCCCCCCAGTATCTGAGCGCGAGCGTCACCCGCGGCCCATTCGAGAGCGCCGTGCTGGCCACCGGCACCTTGCAGGCCTACAAGCAGGTCGATGTCGGCGCTCAAGTGTCGGGCCAGTTGAAATCGCTCAAGGTGCAACTGGGCGAAACAGTCAAAAAAGACCAGTGGCTCGCCGAGATTGACCCCGTGCTGTCGCAAAACGCGCTGCGTCAGGCGCAGGTCAGCGCCGATAGCCTGCTGGCCCAGCGCCGCGCCACAGCTGCGCAATTACGGCAGGCGGAGCTGGCCTATCGCCGCCAGCAGCAGATGCTGCCCACTGACGCCACCTCGCGCCAGGATTTCGAAAATGCCGAGGCGCAGTTCAATGTGCAGCGTGCCACCCTCGCATCGCTCGACGCCCAGGTCAAGCAGGCGCGCATTCAGGTGGAAACGGCCCAGGCCAATCTCGGTTACACCCGGATCGTCGCCCCGATGGACGGCGAAGTCGTGGCCATCGTCACCCAGGAAGGCCAGACCGTGATTGCGCAGCAGCAAGCGCCCGTCATTCTCAAGCTGGCCGATCTCGACACCATGACCGTCAAGGCGCAGGTTTCCGAAGCCGATGTGATTCGCGTGAAGCCCGGGCAGGCGGTGTATTTCACGATTCTCGGTGAAGCCGATAAACGCTATCACGGCAAGCTGCGCGCCATCGAACCCGCGCCGCAGAGTTTCGCCGAGGCCCAGAACAGCCTGAGCGGCGCCACGCGTAGCAATACGGCGGTGTTTTACAACGCGCTCTTTGAAGTGCCGAACCCCGGCCACCTGCTGCGCATCGCCATGACTGCCCAGGTGAGCATCGTGCAGGCCACCGCGCAGCAGGCGCTGAGCATGCCGGTGGCGGCGCTCGGGGCCAAGGATAAAAACGGTGCCTACGCGGTGCGGGTGATCGGCGCGAACGGCGAGGTGCAAACGCGGGCGGTCCGCACGGGCCTCAATAACAACGTCCGGGTGCAGGTGCTGGCCGGCCTGAAAGAAGGCGAGAAGGTGGTGATTGGCGACGCCGATGCGGAGGCCAAATAA